The genomic interval accgtgcctcaggacgccctacactacgttttcccgtccgtggtctccattcgaggactcgtctgctacACCGTTCAttggtcctgcgacagacgtggccagctcAACGCCACTTaaacgaactaattctctgagcaatgtcagtgactttcgttcttgTGACAatatgatttcgtattttatccttcaaagaaacccctagcattgctctttccatagcccgctgagcgaccttgaatttgtggattagtCCCGCACTCTTTATACAACTAGAGTGAATTTGAGCTGAACGTATTGactgattaaattaaaaaataaacatattttccTTATCGCACTAAAAATGTCCgttatacatatgtatttttCTTCAATTAATCAGTTACTGAATTTAAGTCtacacaatttttaattaaatctgttAACTCTTGAACTAAATTCTAGGTACAACACTAACTAGAGGGATATTATCAcgtcttttttttatatgcatAATAGGGAACAAACGAGCAGATGGGTCAACAGTTTCGTAGGGCAAAGCTAAAATAGCTTCAAAGCAACAACTGGAGGTACTGCATAGAGCGGTGCAGTACTTCAGGCCGGCCCGTCGCCTACCAGCTTTTAAAGCACAAGTTAAGTAGGCCGCTTATGGAGTACTGTTCCCATCTCTGGGATTGAGCACCCCAGTATCAGCTACTTCCATTTGACCGCATCCAAAGTAGGGCTGCTAGATTTGTTGGCAACTAGGCACTCTCTGACCGGCTTGCAATGCGGAAGGATCTCTCTGCATCTTCTACCGCATATATCACGGGAGTGTTCAGATGAATTATTCGGATTGTTGCTTGTAGCTTGGTTTTATTACCGTACTTCACGCAGGTGTCAGTaatttcatcctcaccaccttgatgattCCGTCCGTTCTACgcacgataaaatataaaaccagcttcctgggacagtgtttccggagcggtacagcttagggatctttaaaaaacgaggcccatcaatctctcaaagggccagcaacgcacctgtgatacctctcgtgttggcaggtgtccatgcgcggcggtgattgcttcccatcaggtgacccgcatgatCGTTTTCCCCttcttatataaaaataaaactgatggaaagcaatcactgcCGCCCCTGGACACACATTAAATAAGTCAGACAGACCAGACTCAGACCCCGACCAGACTAGAGTCAGACCAGCCAGAGACAGACTGAGTCTGCTTGTGACCACAGCTGctgcaaaataatttaaaatcgcAACGGCTCAAAACAATGCACCTGCTTAAGATACCCGCATCGCACAGCCATACAGAAGCAGACGGCGGAGGTGCCGTCCGTGTCCGTACTCGTGCTCGTCGCCTCTGACCACTGGGATTCCAGCCACTTCCTGCTGATAGGGACTTCGCTTGCGGGACtggaaaacaaataaattattcctTAAGTTCTGTCAAATTTTTCTCATGCGCCAGTAAACTAGCAAAGAAGGCTTTGTAACAATGATGCAGTAGGTGCACCTCCCGAGGCTCCGTAGAGATAAATGGTTCCAAAAAAATTAAGCGTGAACGCACCATCAATCGTGTACAGTACAGCCATAATGTCATCTGCAAAATGAGGCTAAATTTGAGAATTTGCTatatacttacattatttcAACGGTTCTGTTGTTATCTACATCGCCAGCTCCAACATTTTTGTTTCTATAAATTGGTAGTTCTTCCTCTTTTACAATATTACTGTCTCCTTCACCATTTTCATCAGGAACACAGGCCTGTTCTGtggttttattttcattttcgtcCAATATTTTTCCTTCGACATTGTCTTCTGTTTTATTCTTATCATAAAAAAAAGCATCTCCATCCTGGTAGTTTTCTAATTGCTCAAGCACtgcttttttatttccaaaGTGTTTTACAGCTTTTTCAGCTAAATTGGCGATTGCTGTTCCTCTTAGAATAACTTGGATTCTAAATTTGTGCGGATGTCGTGGTTCTAAATTATCAATAGTTTTAGTCGTTTTACCTCCActggaaaaataaaattctttagtaactaaaaaaaactacaatacaaAGCACAATGTGtacacattaatttattttgtaatatattgacgaccagatggcctagtggtacctgactacgaagcttgaggtcccgggttcgattcccgtgtcggggcaggtatttgaattaaaaacacgaatgtttgttgtcgggtcttgtgtgtttaatatgtatttaagtatgtatctatatctatataattatatttatccgttgcttaataCTCATAAcaaaagctttgctaagcttactttgggactagatcaattggtgtgaattgtcccgtgatattaattGCCGGAACGTAAAGCCACGTGCAAAAGCTTTACGCCTTCCAGCACTCACTACCCAGATTTCATAGTGAGCGAAGCCGCGTATAAAAACTACTTAGTTATATATATCAGAGCGAATGCACAAACTTGGTGAGTGTTTCTACCTTTTAAACCTTTCTAGTGGATATAATCTCTGGTATACTCACTTGTATACCATCATCCATGGCGGcatcttttctttcttttgcacTCTGTATATCAGATCACCCTCCAAGAAAGAGAAGGGGTGTTCATCCCATCGTAATGTTATGTCACCCTTGGTACGCCCTTCTACTATCGGCGGTGGGGGGTGCCAACTCTCGAACTTGTCCACTAAGTACGCTTGGAGATCCATTATATTGGATTACCACGGAGTTGGATTTCTTCCTGGGAATGTATTTGAATGAAGAGCCAGTGAGCATAATGTAGTGTACAGAAGGAAACCACATCATTCTAGCTTATACTACTGTAATACAaaccactgttggacacagctCTCTCATTCTAAGGGCACTTGCCCTAAATGATATTAGTGT from Choristoneura fumiferana chromosome 25, NRCan_CFum_1, whole genome shotgun sequence carries:
- the LOC141442220 gene encoding uncharacterized protein, with amino-acid sequence MDLQAYLVDKFESWHPPPPIVEGRTKGDITLRWDEHPFSFLEGDLIYRVQKKEKMPPWMMVYNGGKTTKTIDNLEPRHPHKFRIQVILRGTAIANLAEKAVKHFGNKKAVLEQLENYQDGDAFFYDKNKTEDNVEGKILDENENKTTEQACVPDENGEGDSNIVKEEELPIYRNKNVGAGDVDNNRTVEIIPASEVPISRKWLESQWSEATSTSTDTDGTSAVCFCMAVRCGYLKQVQIMLEERPALLEIINSTNGFTPLATAIRKGDINTVKFLLAAGADPNQPSSSGQTPLHLATLGSRVAIVDLLLDKGADFEARDLNGLRVEHYAVDSGSEEMVNFVLQRGGDVHARDYTGWTPLFRAVTQGASTELIEALVLAGSDVDTTDYAGLALCSIARLLTNRQSRSRDSVLRLVDSSYPHEQAVANFTRLTKKISSLNTILK